The sequence below is a genomic window from Hemitrygon akajei chromosome 2, sHemAka1.3, whole genome shotgun sequence.
cttagaagtttgccaagattcgacatgacatctaaaacattgacaaacttctcgagatgtgtggtggagagtatattgactggttgcatcatggcctggtagggaaacactaatgcccttgaacagaaattcctacaaaaattagtaggttttgcccagtccatcatgagtaaagccctcccaaccattgagcacatctacacaaactgctgtcgcaggaaagcagcatccatcatcaaggacccccaccatccaggccatgctctcttctcacaactGTCATCAGGAAGGTACCACAGGAtcccaaggacccccaccaccaggtttaggaacagttattacctcatccatcaggcacttgaagcagtcactcacccatcactgaactgttccctcaactgtgaactcacttttgatagatagatagatagatactttattcatccccatggggaaattcaactttttttccaatgtcccatacacttgttgtagcaaaactaattacatacaatacttaattcagtaaaaaatatgatatgcatctaaatcactatctcaaaaagcattaataatagcttttaaaaagttcttaagtcctggcggttgaattgtaaagcctaatggcattggggagtattgacctcttcatcctgtctgaggagcattgcatcgatagtaacctgtcgctgaaactgcttctctgtctctgaatggtgctatgtagaggatgttcagagttttccataattgaccgtagcctactcagtgcccttcgctcagctaccgatgttaaactctccagtactttgcccacgacagagcccgccttccttaccagcttattaagacgtgaggcgtccctcttcttaatgcttcctccccaacacgccatcacaaagaagagggcgctctccacaactgacctatagaacatcttcagcatctcactacagacattgaatgacgccaaccttctaaggaagtacagtcgactctgtgccttcctgcacaaggcatctgtgttggcagtccagtctagcttctcgtctaactgtactcccagatacttgtaggtcttaacctgctccacacattctccattaatgatcactggctccatatgaggcctagatctcctaaagtccaccaccatctccttggtcttggtgatattgagacgctggtagtttgagttgcaccatatcacaaagtcctgtatcagtttcctatactcctcctcctgtccattcctgacacaccccactatggccgtgtcatcagcgaacttctgcacatggcaggactccgagttatattggaagtctgatgtgtacagggtgaacaggaccggagagagtacggttccctgcggcgctcctgtgctgctgaccaccgtgtcagacctacagtctcccaaccgcacatactgaggtctatctgtcaagtagtccactatccaatccaccatgtgagagtctactcccatctccgttagttttaaggactcttcatctcatattctcgatgTATTGTATACCTGTTATTATTTTCACTTTCTCTTTGTATTtagacagtttgttgtcttttgcacattggttggttgtcctgttatttttattgtttcttgTACAGTTTGCGTGCCCATTTATCTGAAAACCTCAAATCCAAAAGGGTCTTGAGCGTTGACATGATGACacaaatggaaaatcccacaaggtataggaaggttcccaggcaaTACATAGGTACCTGAGCACCACAGACAGTTCTTATAAGTGACTTTACACATGTAATGAACTGAAAAATTGAAAAACAATGcacaaagtgaaaaatgaagatcttgacGTGTATTGAAAGAGTTGATTTCTCAGCAGTGTGAACACATACTGCTTACCAGTattctgatcatgaaacaagccaAAGTCTATCATGACAGTTTGAGAACTGAAGGCAATTATGAATATTCAACAGGCTGGTTGCTGAGGTTTAAGAAAAAGCACAGcattaattttttaaatatttaaaaagtttTAAAGAAAAAGCATCTACTGATCATGAAGTGGCAGAGAAATACATTGATAAATTTGTGAACATGGTCACTGATGAAAATGTAACAGAACAAGCCTCGAATGCCAATTGTTTTTAAACCTTATACAAACCTATTAAATAACATTTTAATCAAAGTAtggcatcagaggtggagacttAACACAATGGCAGGTTTATGTTCATCAGCTGATTTGGATTTTCTCCCGATCCTGCACACATTATATGCTCATTATATTAATGGTGTGTAATACCATTCAGTACATACTGtaagtgtgatgaacaagtgGAAGGCAAAGACTGCATaccggtagcacataaattcagagtcgggAATGATGACAATCACAAGCTATCTCAAAATAAACTCCGAAATCTCAGACTTCCGGCCCCGAGCGTTTTGGATGAGGAGTACTCAGCCTGTATTTGCTGTCAATGCCgataagaaagtgaatctcagagttgtatatagtgatatattGTGTATACAGCTAATAAACTTACTTTCATCTTTGAATTTGGATGACCATGATGTATGGGATCCATTTGGATCCAGAATGGCCTTGTCCATATAACACAGAGGGCGATGACCAATGGGACTTACCTGGCTGGAGATCTGTGACTAGTGTTGTGCAGGGATCCACTCTGGGACCGCTTCTGTTTGTGACACATATGAATAATGTGGATGAAAACTTAAAGTGGGTGGGTTAagaaatttgcagacaatatgaagatgggtggtgTTGTGAATGGCATTGAAGACTGCCAAAGGATACAACAGGATAGATGCAGGTATGggcagaaatggcagatggagtttaatctggccaAACGTGAAGTGTTGCAGTTCGGGACAGAACACCATTAATGATGACACCCTTCACAGTGCTGAGGTGCAGAGAGCCCAAAGTGCCTGGAGCTGGCTACACAGTTGACAAAGTGGTAAaagcagcagatgcaatctccccTTATTAGGCAAGGAATTGAGTTTGAGTCCAGAAGTTATGTTGGAGCCTTATGAAACtagttaggtcacatctggacttttgcattcagttctggctgCCGCATTATAGGacggatgtggaggctttagagaagGTACACAAGAGATTTTACAGAATGGCACCTGGATTAGAGGTCATGTGCTACAAGAAgcagttggacaaacttgagcaGTGTTTTTTGGAGCACCTTTggctgaggggaaatctgataggtttacaagattgagaggcatagacatACAGCCGTTATCTTCCTCTGCAACCGCAGAACTGACGTCTTTCATACAAGACTGCATGCACGATTGGGGGCAAGCTCAAGAAAACAGATTGACAGAATGGTGGGCATCAGGAATCCACtggctggggtgggggtggaggcaaATATAATGGAAGTGTTCGAGAGGCTGTTAGTTCAgaacatgaatgtgcaggaaataaaCTAGAAAGGCAATGAAAAATCCGTaagtagaagggattagtttgaTGGTTAATtttattagtttggcacaacattgtaggccgaagagcctgttcttgTGCTTTACTATTTTATATTCTATGCCGGGGTTCCCTATCGGGGTTCCACGGaccacttgcttaatggtattggtccttggCATAAAGGTGCTTGGGAACCCCTATTCTGTACTGCTCTGTGACTGAGACAAACCTCAGAGACCGGTGTTTAGTTTTGAAGGGGCTGGGTTCACTGGGGCCAAAGGAGAGAGATACCTGGATTAGCTTAAAACACGTTACCTCTATCTTGTTAAAGGTACTAAAGTTTCCAAATCCAGGCAGCACAGCAAGGAAGATCAAATTTAAGAACTGATATATGGCACTGGCCAAGTCTCAAAGACTGTGGTGATGGGAAAGCTTAACAGTGATGAAAGTGAGTACTGAAGATGAAGTGCAGGACACCAGAGGAGAATCAGAATTGCATCAAAAGGGAGAATACAGTGGCTGAATGACTTTGCCATAACATATTATCCAACTCCTTTCAGCAGCTGCTAAAGTTTAAACACTTTACAAATTTTGTCCCCTGTGAGAGAGGGGCATAATTCTAATAGTTTCAGAAAGATTTAACTTATGTACAAGAAAGTTGCTATATTTTCCTTCTATGCCCCCCAGATACAGGAGGTGAACAAATATCATGAAAATCTTAAATCCAATCCGATGTCTATGTGTCAGGCTGAACTGGCATATGGTTAATCAGTGAATAGGAAATAAATAGTTTGTAATATTGTGCAAACAATCAAACATTTTACATAACGTGCTCGATCAAATGTGTTTTTATTACTGGAGTTATAGGTTGGGTTCTAGTGTAatagtattgggtttgctgactgaaattctaaactcaaatgaagaccATAAGCCCTATCTGATATAGAGCACTATGGTACCCTCACTAAatggagattatactgtaactacccaatcttcaaagactaattCACTTCCCATTTATCCTCCATGGAGactttagctgccaatacccactatttgtgTGGTGGGCAACCCCACCCCCATCCCTAACAAATACAAAATACTTCCAGTTAACAACATAGATTAAAagacagttcatttattttttagTGATAACTTTTAAAACCAAACAACATCcctaaaacacatttaaaactcacagaggatctcCATCTTATAAAAGATTTCTAAATTACAAACAATTTGTaaaacaaaggatttccaaaacacaggtacgaTCTTTATAATCTAAAAAGACATAACAAAGATGCAGATGAACCAGTCGTTTGTTGCAGAAatcgaaggcagaggaatggactCGTTACCTCCGTGTTCTTTAATGCTTCTTAATGTTCCTTACCCCATTCCTAATCCTGAACTTCTCTATTTacagtacaaacaagctggatgaactcagcaggtcgggcagcatccattgaaaggtgcagtcttgggccgaaacccttcgtctaTTTACAGTGCCTTTACCACATGGGTGATTGACACATGTCATATTCTTTCAGATAACTTTTAACACAATTGGTCTCAAAGCTTCTTGGAAACACAAATCCCAAGtacccacaattaatgctgtgaagctgacTTCCCTGAGTACATAAATTTTCCAATGCATTAATAGATCAGTCATTGATATACTAAGTGATTGTCTCCATCTGGTCTGCACTAAGTTGTTTAGCTGAACTAAACAACTTACCCagcattgtgtttttttttaagaaaagctAAATAATAACACAATGTCTTATGCTGCACCTCTCCAGCAGTAAGACAGGTGCAGTGACCTATCATCCTGATTTCTACAGACAATTTGTATGTTTGCAAAGCTGCCCTTCCAActtcaattacagtaagtattgaAGAGCGCTATTTGATGAATTTAGTGCTAAGTTTAACTTAAATTGTTTGACCCTTATAAGTGGCaactgctgtgtttagaaagttCCCTGGCACAGGAAACAAATATCCACACTTGCATCAGCTTTGTCTTGATTATAGTTTTTATCTGCCTGTCATCTTTCTTCTCCCAAATCCCTGTACATTTAATGCAGTAATTTCAAAATGAAATCTGCCCAGCCAGGTAGGAAACCAGGTTTAAAAGGCAATTTTGAGTCAGAAAGAGATACAAGTGAAGAATTTGACTTGAAGACAATTTTTATTGTATAAAGTACAAAGACAATATTGTTCACAGGCCAGTAGTCATCGAAATTGTACAACAGCCACAAAGTACATTTACCCATGGATATCAGAGGCCATTCTGCACCCTTGGGCCAACTCAACAATTAACTGGATTGTATTCCTTTTGCAACTTGGCTCATGTCTCCTGTAACTTACTAAACAAAAAGTATCAGCCTCTTTCATCTGCAGGTCTaatattatctttttcttcaagGCCGAGCCTTTTTAAGACTCCTTTTAAATTAAAAGGAGGGTAAATAAAGAATACAAGTCTCTCCTGGGTGACAGATTGACCAAACCCACATGCCTAAATGAAGTTAGAAAACTTCTCTACCCACCATAGCTTAAATGCAAGTACCAGCTCTGCAGAGGCAAGATTATCCAATAATGATCTACAACTTTCAAAATAAAATTGTATTAGGGAAGAGGGCTGGAATTAAGATCTACAGATGAAGAGTGTAGCATTGAGGATATTTCCATAAATCTGTTTAAGTGGAAGTGCATATAGCATCCTGGGATCCACAGAAGTGTACAATGGTAGATATATGATATGAAATTTGTGCAACTACTAGGACTGACCACAACTTCAATATTGCCATCAATTATTCTTTCGGAAGGATATAACAATCTCTGAGAAGGCATAGGAATGAATGGTTCTAGGGTTGAGAAATTTCTGCTATTAGATTCAACTGCAGAAGCTAGGATTGTTATTCTTGGAGCAAAAATGGGTGAGAAGGAATTTAACCAAGTGACTGATTTACAGAGAAGGTAAAGTTACAAGTTAGCGCAGGGTTCCACAACTAGGAGAATGGGTTTAACACCTTGGGGTAAGATGCAAGTGGGAATGTGAAAGCGAGATCTGGAGAGATGAAGGAAGTGGAATCAATGGTGAATTTGAGAACAATTAGCACAGTGGGAAGGAGTGAAGAATGAAATGGATAGTATTTCTCTACTCAAGCTGACAAGAACCTTATGGTTTCTTTTGCATCAACAATGTTATAACTCTAAGATTTTATGACATTGCTGGAAAAGATAAAAAGGTCATAATTTCTGAAATTTTCAGCCAAAGCAAACATTTTGCATCTTTAGGAAATAAGGAAAGCCTTGTGTAACATATTCCCTAAAGCACTAGCTGAATGCCTAGAGTGTCGCACCTAAAGAAAGAATTCAAACTATTCTGTTGTCGTTCCAAGACAAGTGTTATGAGATTTATGTAGGCAAAGGATGATGGAACTGTTAATATACACCATAAGAAGCCATGAACTGTCACAGATAATCACTGCACTAAATTGGATTGAAATCACATTGCATTTTACAAGCTTCAGAAGCTGTGGAATTTGGGGCAGacacattttgaaaacaaaatgttggaaatcctcTGAGGTCGAGTGGTATCTGCAGAGCAAGGAATGGTTAGGGTTAGAACCCTAATGCAAGGAATGGTTAGTGATTCAGATCAATGACCTATCAAGGCTGCAAGAGAAAATAATTACATTTTACAGAAAAAGGGAGAAGTGGAAAGACCTAGAGGGAAGGCCTGTGGTTGGGTGGAAGGAGATTAAATGGCAAAGAGCTGATGCTGCAAGGTAAAAGTCAAAAGGCAGTTCTAGTTTGGATGCAAAATGGGCAGTAGAATCATTGGACAGTGCTCAACTGCGGAGGTTCAAAGGTTAGCTGTATTGGTCACATGtccatcgaaacacacagtgaaatgcatcatctgtGTCAATGTGCAATGAAGCCAGAAGATAAATAAAGTGCTgatactataagaccataaaatataggagcagaattaggccaccaagcctatcaaatctgctctgtcatttaatATGAAGAAAGGCCTTGTGTATTTTTTAAGACCCTATTTTCTCTGTAttcactatctaggcctttcaatgaaaTCCTTCACTGCAGAAGATTAGAGCTCAAGGGTCTGCTGCAGACCGACCTTCACGTCAACTCACTGAGAAGCACTAGTTGGGGCTCTTGGACAGCTTTCTCAGTGACAACATGACTGGGCCCAGGCGCCTCACTGATTCTTGCTGTTGGGAAGTGGTTGTCATGGACAGCACCCTCCAGGGGATGCAATGTTCATCTTCCTGTGTCTCAGCACATTCTTCTCACGTGTTTGCTGCACAGTCACTTGGGCATGAAATTTTAGGGGTTCAAAGGAGCTGCATTTTAATCCGCCCCTTCAGGTCATCACACATGATGCATATTCTTGCTTGCTCATAATAATTCAGAGAGTTACATAGGCTCAGGTTTAGCAAGTAATCTAAATGATTCACAACAGAAACAGTCACTGGTGCTCAGAGCATATTGCAAGCTCCTCTCAATTTCAGAATAATCCACTaattaaaacaacacacaaacagcAATCAATAAAATATTTCTTCATAAAAATCCTCCCCTATAATGTGCAGGATTTTAAAAATATAGTTCAAATTACTTCTGTGAATAATAATATGCAAGAAATAATTAATATGATCATCCATTGCAAAATTTCTACATGGCTATGAATGTGTTCAACCTTTACCCTCCAGATAGTTAAAACTGATCAAACCAGTTTGCTGTCACATCCATTGACTAGAATGTACACAACTCTGCAGTGGATTGTATTTACAAAAATAAGCAACCACTAGACTTATCTTTGCTCAAAAACCAAACCTGTAAGCAGGTTAAAACAAGGAAAGTTTTATTACTTTGCAAAACGAATAACTGAGAAAGATCAGTAGCTTAGACATCTAGGCACGCTTGTAGTGACCAGCACAGTTTCAGATGTGACAGCTCCATTACAATAACCACAACTTTATTCCAAGTGTTCAAAATTGCACAATAATAGCTTCTTCAAATACTTTGAAGCTGTTCGGAAGAGTCAGGAAGAATCAGAAGTACAGTAATTGAAGGGAATCCTTGAATTGATCAGTGTCACAGATCAATTATAAAACTTGCCACACAGAATCCCAAAGTTTAGTGCTTGGAATTCGATTCTGTAATCTGCAGAAGGCACTCATTCTGATTTGCAGCACATATTTGCATACTGACACAACAGATTTATTAAATGAGCAAGTTTTGGACATGCTGGCAGAACACATATTAATGGTTATAACCTGCAGCTGCCTTACTATAACCCAGCATATGTATATTGAAACCAAACTTAAAACCAAGTAAATTGCTCAGTAATATGGTCCAGTTTTGTCATAACCGGCATAGCTGGGCCATTCAGGGAAGACACCATAGGAGCATCTGAGCCCACCAAAGCGATCAAACTCAATTCCATAACCTGACATTTGGTTAGAACCTGTTAACAAGGCATCCAGTGACTGATTTGATTTGCCCATCTCCGGAGTATGTTTCAGCTCTGATCGGATCAACCTGTAATTTTCCCCTTTGTTATTATCCCAAAAGGTCTTCCCTCCACATTCATAACAGATGGCAAACTCTATTCTTTCATGTGGCGCAATATATTCTGGCAAGCACACCTTGAACGTGAAAGTGTCTCTATCCGAGCCACCATAAGAATCTTGGACATAGCAGCAATCATGGTCCTGAAAGGTTTTCCAGGTGTCAAATGTTATCCTAACTTTCAAAGACTTCTCAAAAGCAATATTTTTCACTTTGATAGTCCCCATGATCTTACCCTCCTGTAACAGGCAGTTCTCAAGGCAAACAAAGTCAGCTTCCAAACGGTTCTTGAAATCCAGGAAATCGGAAGTGGGCTGTGCAAAGTCCAAGAGCAGGCTGTTTCCATCTTCTGTCTTTAGATCCACTAAACTACTGATCAACTCATCAAAGTTGACGGAAAAATCTAGGCTGTGCAAATCAAAGAACTTAACTGCAGTCAGAGGTAAGCCCTTGCTGTCAGCAAAGGAAACACGTTTCTGCTCCTTGCTTCTGTGCTTTTCGGCTGGTGTATCTTCACCAAGACGAAGCTGGATGCACGGCCGAAGTGGCTGCGTTACTCTCAGTGTTCTCTTTCGGGTGTAGTTCCGTTGCTTGAATTGAGAAGGAAGGTAGAGCTGCATAGTGAAGTCAACTGGTATGGTAGAGGTAGGAGATAAGATCTCAAGCATGCTGGAGGAAACAAAGAAACAGCATTAAACTGGGGCAAAGGAGTTAGTTGTTACATCCAAGACATAACTGAGGATGGCTTTTTCCCCTAGCCATTTACCAGGCTAAGTAATTTTTCCACAAGTGGAACATTTAGTAACTGCTATTGTTTTCCCTCCATTTTGTTCAGCATATTGAGTTGCTATCTGCAGCAAGAAAGACGAGTCTCATCGTGTTTAAGTGAGAAAATGAATGCTCAGATAATGAGGAAAGAATTCAGATTTTAAGGGCACTGGGAGGTGTCATGAGACATTCACAATAGTAGAGGTGGCTAAAACCAGACAGCGTACAAGGGAAAGAGCAGGAGATTTAAATCTGACAAAGAACTTACTTTTCCACCCAGAGGATGGTTGGAATTTGGAATATTTTTTTTGAGCGGCAGGTACTCTTATGATGTTAAGTATTgagatgagcacttgaattgtCAAGCCATTAAA
It includes:
- the ppp1r3b gene encoding protein phosphatase 1 regulatory subunit 3B, with translation MNYSSMLEILSPTSTIPVDFTMQLYLPSQFKQRNYTRKRTLRVTQPLRPCIQLRLGEDTPAEKHRSKEQKRVSFADSKGLPLTAVKFFDLHSLDFSVNFDELISSLVDLKTEDGNSLLLDFAQPTSDFLDFKNRLEADFVCLENCLLQEGKIMGTIKVKNIAFEKSLKVRITFDTWKTFQDHDCCYVQDSYGGSDRDTFTFKVCLPEYIAPHERIEFAICYECGGKTFWDNNKGENYRLIRSELKHTPEMGKSNQSLDALLTGSNQMSGYGIEFDRFGGLRCSYGVFPEWPSYAGYDKTGPYY